One genomic segment of Geoalkalibacter ferrihydriticus DSM 17813 includes these proteins:
- a CDS encoding putative bifunctional diguanylate cyclase/phosphodiesterase: MMAQAEQGASEVEARDVILLVEDAQGFARIVERVLRRTGYAVELVATGREALDWLDTQTPLLLLLDFNLPDMTGREVVAHLRAAERRIPFIIITGNGDERIAVDMMKLGALDYLVKDERFLALLPAVVAQACDRVETQRRLVAAEKKLDENEEYLRKLSRAIEQSPSVLVITDAEGCIEYVNPAFTQVTGYAPEEVLGKSPALLSSNSQQEGFYRELWETIRGGQEWRGEFFNCRKSGESYWERATISPVKDAQGRVTHFLKVAEDVTARKSADEKIHSLTYYDSLTGLPNQILFRDRLDQALARAQRGDEKLAVVVVDLDQFQRINNAFAHGFGDKVLKETARRLSCAMRAEDSVARFWGDSFLLALPQLQGEQDAARVALKILESLTPAFRIDQREIYLTASLGLAMFPHDGTTVEMLLKNAETALARTKEIGPNSFQLYNPSMNRRATENLMLQGDLRRALERNEFLLYYQPQFDTATRRLVGAEALVRWQHPVLGLLAPDRFIGLAEESNLISPLGAWVIREGCRQLRSWLDSGVEDFNLSINLSPRQFHGSDCLAAIDAGAESHGISPAHLTFEITETLIMKNTGEAARILMRMKERGYQLALDDFGTGYSSLSYLQKFPFDLIKIDKSFVMDSDKNPQNAAICRTIIAMAHSLNLKVLAEGVEKEEHDLFLRNNSCDQMQGYLFSPPLTVSAFESQWLGASRLV; this comes from the coding sequence ATGATGGCACAGGCTGAGCAAGGGGCGAGCGAAGTGGAGGCCCGCGATGTCATCCTGCTGGTGGAGGATGCGCAAGGCTTTGCCCGCATTGTCGAGCGTGTCCTGCGGCGCACCGGCTATGCGGTTGAATTGGTGGCGACCGGCAGGGAGGCCTTGGACTGGCTGGACACGCAGACGCCCCTGTTGCTGCTGCTTGACTTCAATCTGCCCGACATGACCGGGCGCGAAGTGGTTGCGCACCTGCGCGCGGCCGAGCGGCGCATCCCCTTTATTATCATCACCGGCAATGGTGACGAGCGCATCGCCGTCGACATGATGAAGCTTGGTGCCTTGGACTATCTGGTCAAGGACGAAAGGTTTCTCGCGTTGCTGCCGGCGGTGGTGGCCCAGGCCTGCGACCGGGTGGAAACCCAGCGGCGCCTGGTTGCTGCCGAGAAAAAGCTCGACGAGAATGAAGAGTACCTGCGTAAACTCTCCCGGGCCATTGAACAGAGCCCGAGTGTGCTGGTGATCACCGACGCCGAAGGATGCATCGAATACGTCAATCCGGCCTTTACCCAGGTGACAGGTTATGCTCCCGAAGAAGTGTTGGGCAAGTCGCCGGCGCTGCTCAGTTCCAACAGTCAGCAGGAGGGCTTTTACCGCGAACTGTGGGAAACCATCCGGGGCGGGCAGGAATGGCGAGGCGAGTTCTTCAACTGTCGCAAGAGCGGCGAGAGTTATTGGGAGCGCGCGACCATTTCACCGGTCAAGGACGCCCAGGGCCGGGTCACCCATTTTCTCAAAGTGGCCGAGGACGTGACCGCGCGCAAAAGCGCCGACGAAAAAATCCACAGCCTGACCTATTACGATTCCCTGACCGGTTTGCCCAACCAGATCCTGTTCCGCGACCGCCTCGACCAGGCCCTGGCCCGCGCCCAGCGTGGTGATGAAAAGCTGGCGGTGGTGGTGGTTGACCTCGATCAGTTCCAGCGCATCAACAACGCCTTCGCTCACGGCTTCGGCGACAAGGTTCTCAAGGAGACCGCGCGACGCTTGAGCTGCGCGATGCGCGCCGAAGACAGCGTGGCGCGATTCTGGGGCGATAGTTTTCTGCTGGCGCTGCCGCAGCTGCAGGGAGAGCAGGATGCCGCGCGCGTCGCCTTGAAAATCCTTGAGAGCCTGACCCCCGCCTTCCGCATCGACCAGCGCGAAATCTACCTGACGGCAAGTCTTGGGCTGGCCATGTTTCCCCACGATGGGACCACGGTCGAGATGCTGCTGAAAAACGCCGAAACCGCCCTGGCCCGCACCAAGGAGATAGGGCCCAACAGCTTCCAGCTCTACAATCCGAGCATGAATCGGCGCGCCACGGAAAACTTGATGCTCCAGGGCGATCTGCGCCGGGCCCTGGAGCGCAACGAATTTCTGCTTTATTACCAGCCCCAATTCGACACCGCGACCCGGCGCCTGGTGGGCGCCGAAGCCTTGGTGCGCTGGCAGCATCCGGTGCTCGGCCTGCTTGCGCCCGATCGCTTTATCGGCCTGGCCGAAGAGAGCAATCTGATCAGCCCGCTGGGCGCCTGGGTGATTCGCGAGGGGTGCCGGCAGTTACGCTCCTGGCTGGATTCCGGGGTGGAGGATTTCAATCTCTCCATCAACCTGTCGCCCCGTCAATTTCATGGTTCAGACTGCCTGGCCGCCATCGACGCCGGTGCCGAGAGCCACGGCATCAGTCCGGCGCATCTGACCTTTGAAATCACCGAAACCCTGATCATGAAAAATACCGGTGAAGCCGCCCGCATCCTGATGCGGATGAAGGAGCGTGGCTACCAACTTGCGCTGGATGACTTCGGCACCGGTTATTCCTCCCTGAGCTACCTGCAGAAATTTCCTTTCGATCTCATAAAAATCGATAAAAGCTTTGTCATGGACAGCGATAAAAATCCGCAGAACGCCGCCATCTGCCGTACCATCATCGCGATGGCGCACAGCCTCAATTTAAAGGTTCTCGCCGAGGGCGTGGAAAAAGAAGAGCACGATCTCTTTTTGCGCAACAATAGCTGTGACCAGATGCAGGGGTATCTTTTCAGCCCGCCGCTGACGGTGAGTGCTTTCGAGAGCCAGTGGCTTGGCGCGTCGCGCCTGGTCTGA
- a CDS encoding LapA family protein has protein sequence MNRLKIIAAAVLAFLLLIVIVQNIEPVEIDLLFVSFELSLAGLLFIALGAGFVLGALVVWLSRKKGPTKDKKAKTKKEKKPEEKSGEPNSAEARDQVEPGFEATAPNAAVRDEKP, from the coding sequence ATGAACCGATTGAAAATCATTGCCGCGGCAGTATTGGCTTTTTTACTGCTGATCGTGATCGTGCAGAACATCGAGCCGGTGGAAATAGACCTGCTGTTTGTCTCCTTTGAACTTTCCCTGGCGGGTTTGCTGTTCATCGCCTTGGGCGCGGGATTCGTACTCGGCGCGCTGGTGGTTTGGCTTTCTAGAAAGAAAGGGCCCACCAAAGACAAAAAGGCTAAAACCAAAAAGGAGAAAAAGCCGGAAGAAAAATCCGGCGAACCAAACAGCGCAGAGGCCAGGGACCAGGTGGAGCCCGGGTTCGAGGCCACGGCGCCCAATGCGGCGGTTAGGGACGAAAAGCCTTAA
- a CDS encoding GPMC system transcriptional regulator — MNAPQPSRIASLNAKIGSYGKENLADILHVLVEAMNVLTQQSRCRIYLEDLTSGSLTCAAASGPFADLIRRKSFPITSTAFAVSRVYMTQEELVLEDVAASSSPYARELADKFNILSSYLTPLLHNGRSLGVLCVDSGRLGQIPDRTQRQQIKTFLAEVIGLIDLARKYHQQIVLARLVDQAKKREAAQYMMKSAVRLIDKLALASVLVPAPAGARDEPGLQILASYSKEKEAKRLYEDDKMVSLGPGRSLLARYIDGSGVITDDLLLTPTYFSDLESETLQKRYITEELGLKSLYLVPRFEPRTRRVICLVNYYTREKYLFSDFEKGLLEAHAEMAQRAIEEIGGQHMEIQVLAEINDLLQARFSGLQPFLNRVLSKATEIIGADTGSIALVEQIDDRKWLVVEDGEGRLLGAKSKEWLKKNIPPIRIGALDLPPEERSLTGYVAATGRPHLVGDTLEEKAAGGFYREITEAIRSELAVPVICEGEVIAVICLDSLKPHHFTDEHQRILMIIERMISRHIADQRRIEKLTTEVNRLRSDVGYKDPKVSSYKLGNIIGNSAKAMEVVDFIQKISPPLANRIAFWSQSNMQEATLGLPSIFITGETGSGKEFLFNNIYSRLNEIYKDKIRPGMELPLKKTNIAAYSGELTYSELFGHKRGAYTGANADRQGILEEAHGGVVFLDEIGDADPKTQVQLLRFLDNGGIVRLGENITRYARVLLVAATNKNLRQLIVEGLFREDLYHRLTELTIEVPSLNERREDIGDLAVHFLGQLFRVYKKPEETDADLPTLSRGAREALINHHYTGNIRELRSILLRALIFRRAATITAEDIRAVLPGPTQPSAGHRAQKLAGALADEVFGDIRAGRKDFWQAVYEPYSRSRLTREMVVAVIERARAEGAGTMPKLALALHACDPKSSDPEEKKTFFRFKNFLYKTIRIS, encoded by the coding sequence ATGAATGCCCCGCAACCTTCACGCATCGCCAGCCTGAACGCCAAGATCGGCAGCTACGGCAAGGAAAACCTCGCGGACATCCTGCATGTGCTGGTCGAGGCGATGAACGTTCTCACCCAACAATCGCGCTGTCGCATCTATCTGGAAGATCTCACCAGCGGCTCGCTCACCTGTGCGGCGGCCTCGGGACCTTTCGCCGATCTGATCCGCCGCAAGTCTTTTCCCATTACCAGCACCGCATTTGCCGTCTCGCGCGTGTACATGACCCAGGAAGAGCTGGTTCTCGAGGATGTCGCCGCCTCATCGAGCCCCTATGCCCGCGAACTTGCGGATAAATTCAATATCCTCTCAAGCTATCTGACACCGCTGTTACACAATGGCCGCTCTCTCGGGGTGCTGTGTGTCGACAGCGGCCGCCTCGGTCAGATTCCGGACAGGACGCAGCGCCAACAGATCAAAACCTTTCTCGCCGAGGTGATCGGGCTCATCGATCTGGCACGCAAATACCACCAGCAAATTGTTCTGGCGCGCCTGGTGGATCAGGCGAAAAAGCGCGAAGCGGCCCAGTACATGATGAAATCGGCGGTGCGCCTCATCGACAAGCTGGCCTTGGCTTCGGTTCTGGTGCCGGCGCCGGCCGGCGCCCGGGACGAGCCGGGATTGCAGATTCTGGCCTCTTATTCCAAGGAAAAAGAGGCCAAGCGCCTCTACGAAGACGACAAGATGGTAAGTCTCGGTCCGGGACGCTCACTGCTGGCGCGCTACATCGACGGCAGCGGCGTGATTACCGACGATCTGCTGCTGACCCCGACCTATTTTTCCGACCTTGAATCGGAAACCCTGCAAAAACGCTACATCACCGAAGAACTGGGCCTTAAATCCCTGTACCTGGTACCGCGCTTCGAACCGCGTACACGGCGAGTCATCTGCCTGGTCAATTATTACACCCGGGAAAAATACTTGTTCAGCGATTTCGAAAAGGGCCTGCTCGAAGCGCATGCGGAAATGGCGCAACGCGCCATCGAGGAAATCGGCGGCCAGCACATGGAGATCCAGGTGCTGGCGGAAATCAACGATCTTTTGCAGGCGCGCTTCAGCGGCCTGCAACCCTTTCTCAACCGGGTTCTTTCCAAGGCAACGGAAATCATCGGCGCCGACACCGGCAGCATTGCCCTGGTCGAGCAGATCGACGACCGTAAATGGCTGGTGGTCGAAGACGGTGAAGGGCGGCTGCTCGGCGCCAAGAGCAAGGAATGGTTGAAGAAGAACATCCCCCCCATCCGCATCGGCGCCTTGGATCTGCCGCCCGAGGAGCGCAGCCTCACCGGCTATGTCGCCGCCACCGGACGCCCGCACCTGGTGGGCGACACCCTGGAAGAGAAAGCCGCGGGCGGCTTTTATCGCGAGATCACCGAGGCAATTCGCAGCGAACTGGCCGTCCCGGTCATTTGCGAAGGCGAGGTCATCGCCGTGATCTGCCTCGACAGCCTGAAACCTCACCACTTCACCGATGAGCACCAGCGCATTTTGATGATCATCGAGCGCATGATCTCGCGCCACATCGCCGACCAGCGCCGCATCGAAAAACTCACCACCGAAGTCAATCGCCTGCGCTCCGATGTCGGCTACAAAGACCCCAAGGTTTCGTCCTACAAACTGGGCAACATTATCGGCAACTCGGCAAAAGCCATGGAGGTCGTCGATTTCATCCAGAAAATCAGTCCGCCGCTGGCCAACCGCATCGCCTTCTGGAGTCAGAGCAACATGCAGGAGGCGACCCTGGGCCTGCCTTCCATTTTCATCACCGGGGAAACCGGCAGCGGCAAGGAGTTTCTCTTCAACAACATCTATTCGCGTCTCAACGAGATTTATAAGGACAAAATCCGCCCCGGCATGGAACTGCCCTTGAAAAAAACAAATATCGCCGCCTACAGTGGCGAGCTGACCTATTCGGAACTCTTCGGCCACAAGCGCGGCGCCTACACGGGAGCCAACGCCGATCGTCAAGGCATTCTCGAAGAAGCTCACGGCGGGGTGGTGTTTCTGGATGAAATCGGCGACGCCGACCCCAAGACCCAGGTACAATTGCTGCGTTTTCTCGACAACGGCGGCATCGTGCGTCTGGGCGAAAACATTACCCGCTACGCCCGCGTGTTGCTGGTGGCGGCAACCAATAAAAACCTGCGCCAGTTGATCGTCGAGGGCTTGTTTCGCGAGGATCTCTACCACCGCTTGACGGAATTGACCATCGAGGTGCCCTCCCTCAACGAACGCCGCGAGGACATCGGGGATCTTGCGGTACACTTTCTCGGGCAACTTTTCCGCGTCTACAAAAAGCCCGAGGAGACCGACGCCGACCTGCCGACCCTGAGCCGCGGCGCGCGCGAAGCCCTCATCAATCACCACTACACCGGAAATATCCGCGAACTGCGCAGTATTCTGCTGCGCGCCCTGATCTTTCGCCGCGCCGCGACCATCACCGCCGAAGACATTCGCGCCGTGCTGCCCGGGCCGACGCAACCCTCAGCGGGCCATCGCGCACAAAAGCTGGCCGGTGCCCTGGCCGATGAAGTATTCGGCGACATCCGCGCAGGGCGCAAGGACTTCTGGCAAGCCGTCTACGAACCCTATTCGCGCAGCCGCCTGACACGCGAAATGGTGGTTGCGGTGATCGAGCGGGCGCGCGCCGAAGGCGCCGGCACCATGCCCAAGCTGGCCCTGGCACTTCACGCCTGCGATCCGAAGAGCAGCGATCCGGAGGAGAAAAAGACCTTCTTTCGCTTCAAGAACTTTTTGTACAAGACGATACGGATTTCGTGA
- a CDS encoding Na/Pi cotransporter family protein, producing MTLSMFGSLLGGIGLFILGMRLMTDGFKYAAGRALRDILARSTRTPLRGILSGALITAMVQASAMVTVATIGFVNAGLMSLRQALTLVYGTNIGTTMTGWLVAAVGLDFNIQALALPAIGIGMVLRVLRGEGRAGRLGEALAGFGLFFSGLDVLKNAFGALGQGLEFSAIAGDGLLAVAAFVGAGFLLTVLLQSSSAALAIVLTSAAGGVVGVADAAAMVIGANVGTTLTALMVVLGATANAKRVAAAHIAFNLITGVVAFAVLPLILALFATAQSRLGLGLGPATELALFHTAFNVLGVLLLWPWTGRLVKFLNTRFVRGEKDQGQPKYLDRTLAATPVLALQALSRELARLGAMVRAMAREAISSEQVATQNLEEERAAADHLIEAIGEFSNRMQQNNLPPLLADVLPDALRVSRYHNEMAELAVLIGQAQQRLGDLGQGELGAEIGAFKGRVVGLLTAFDHRPDEGLEADAMRELQEAYQGLKSRLLRAGAEGRVAVRRLVEELDNLSNIRRLAEQADKAARYLRNLHDYMKDEKPATEVLKEGEGPSQES from the coding sequence GTGACCCTATCCATGTTCGGCAGCCTGCTGGGCGGCATCGGCCTGTTCATCCTCGGCATGCGCCTGATGACCGACGGGTTCAAGTACGCCGCGGGGCGCGCTTTGCGCGACATTCTCGCGCGCTCGACGCGCACGCCCTTGCGCGGTATTCTCTCGGGCGCCCTGATCACCGCAATGGTGCAGGCCTCGGCCATGGTCACCGTGGCGACGATCGGCTTCGTCAATGCCGGGCTGATGAGCCTGCGCCAGGCGCTGACCCTGGTCTACGGCACCAACATCGGCACCACCATGACCGGGTGGCTGGTGGCGGCGGTGGGTCTGGATTTCAACATCCAGGCCCTTGCCTTGCCCGCCATCGGAATTGGCATGGTTCTGCGCGTGTTACGCGGCGAGGGTCGAGCGGGGCGGCTGGGCGAGGCCCTGGCGGGTTTTGGTCTGTTTTTCAGCGGGCTCGACGTGCTTAAGAACGCCTTCGGAGCCCTCGGGCAGGGTCTTGAATTCAGCGCCATTGCCGGCGATGGCCTGCTCGCCGTGGCGGCCTTTGTCGGCGCCGGTTTTCTGCTGACGGTGCTGCTGCAATCCTCGAGCGCCGCGCTGGCCATCGTTCTGACCTCGGCGGCGGGCGGCGTGGTCGGGGTCGCCGACGCGGCGGCCATGGTCATCGGCGCCAACGTCGGCACCACCCTGACCGCCCTGATGGTCGTGCTTGGAGCCACCGCCAACGCCAAACGGGTGGCGGCCGCCCACATCGCCTTCAATCTGATTACCGGCGTGGTGGCCTTTGCCGTTTTGCCGCTGATTCTGGCGCTTTTCGCCACCGCGCAGAGCCGGCTCGGTCTGGGCCTCGGCCCGGCCACGGAACTCGCCCTGTTTCACACCGCCTTCAACGTCCTTGGCGTGTTGCTGTTGTGGCCCTGGACCGGCCGGCTGGTGAAATTTCTCAACACCCGCTTTGTGCGGGGGGAGAAAGACCAGGGACAACCCAAGTACCTTGACCGCACCCTGGCCGCGACGCCGGTGCTTGCCCTGCAGGCGCTGAGCCGCGAACTGGCCCGCCTGGGAGCGATGGTGCGCGCCATGGCCCGGGAAGCCATCAGCAGCGAACAGGTCGCTACGCAGAATCTCGAGGAGGAGCGCGCGGCGGCCGACCATCTGATCGAGGCCATCGGCGAATTCAGCAACCGCATGCAGCAGAACAATTTGCCGCCGCTGCTGGCGGATGTGCTGCCCGATGCCTTGCGGGTATCACGCTACCACAATGAGATGGCCGAGCTGGCGGTGCTTATCGGCCAGGCGCAGCAGCGTCTCGGGGATCTGGGGCAGGGGGAGCTGGGCGCCGAAATCGGAGCCTTCAAAGGCCGGGTGGTGGGCCTTTTGACCGCCTTCGACCACCGGCCTGACGAGGGCCTGGAGGCCGATGCCATGAGGGAACTTCAAGAGGCCTACCAGGGTCTCAAGAGCCGCCTGCTGCGCGCCGGGGCCGAGGGGCGTGTTGCGGTACGGCGATTGGTCGAGGAACTCGACAATTTGAGCAATATCCGCCGGCTCGCCGAACAGGCCGACAAGGCCGCGCGTTATCTGCGCAATCTGCACGATTACATGAAGGATGAAAAACCTGCCACGGAGGTGCTTAAAGAGGGAGAAGGACCGTCTCAGGAATCTTGA
- a CDS encoding Slp/YeaY family lipoprotein encodes MEKTRKFIIDRWRVWLAATLLVLAAGCTHVLPPSARQDVDPYLDLAAVKEAPHEYEGRTLLLGGLIVDHEVTREGSRLEVLSYTLDRWGRPLRADEDAGRFLTKTERILDPALYEKGRQVTLTAVVSGTMSLPLGETEYRYPLLRLSAIYLWPRHDPYRERDLFGPPYYPYTHPYHSPFRPYPFGWYHPWW; translated from the coding sequence ATGGAAAAAACAAGAAAATTCATCATCGATCGTTGGCGGGTATGGTTGGCGGCCACGCTTTTGGTGCTGGCAGCGGGTTGTACGCATGTACTTCCACCATCAGCAAGACAGGATGTGGATCCCTATCTCGACCTGGCGGCGGTCAAAGAGGCGCCGCATGAGTATGAAGGGCGCACGCTGCTGCTCGGCGGATTGATCGTCGACCATGAAGTGACCCGTGAGGGTTCGCGGCTGGAGGTTTTGAGCTACACTCTGGACCGCTGGGGGCGGCCCTTGCGCGCCGACGAAGACGCGGGCCGCTTTCTGACGAAGACAGAGCGCATTCTCGACCCGGCCCTTTACGAGAAAGGGCGTCAGGTGACCCTGACCGCCGTGGTAAGCGGCACAATGTCGCTGCCTTTGGGCGAAACCGAGTACCGCTATCCGTTGCTGCGCCTGAGCGCCATCTACCTCTGGCCGCGCCACGACCCTTATCGTGAGCGGGATTTGTTCGGGCCGCCCTACTACCCTTATACTCACCCTTATCATTCCCCCTTCCGCCCCTATCCCTTCGGCTGGTATCATCCTTGGTGGTAA
- a CDS encoding HIT domain-containing protein, producing MFQLHPQLEADTIMLGDFPLCRLLLMNDAAYPWFILVPRRTDIREIYELDDADQAALLQESSFLARRLTAVFAADKINIAALGNLVPQLHVHHIVRYRNDAVWPAPVWGQAPARAYTPRELAAMLLKVGLVLGEGTEMVNDHEESEKRT from the coding sequence ATGTTTCAATTGCACCCCCAGCTTGAAGCCGACACCATCATGCTCGGTGATTTTCCTTTGTGCCGCCTGCTGCTCATGAACGATGCGGCCTATCCCTGGTTTATTCTCGTGCCGCGCCGCACCGATATCCGCGAAATCTATGAACTCGATGATGCGGATCAAGCCGCGCTGCTGCAGGAATCCTCGTTTCTCGCGCGGCGGCTGACCGCCGTGTTCGCGGCCGACAAGATCAACATCGCCGCTTTGGGCAACCTGGTGCCGCAACTGCACGTGCATCACATCGTGCGCTACCGCAATGATGCGGTCTGGCCGGCGCCGGTGTGGGGACAGGCGCCGGCCAGGGCCTACACACCACGGGAACTGGCGGCGATGTTGCTCAAAGTGGGCCTGGTACTGGGAGAAGGCACAGAAATGGTGAATGACCATGAGGAAAGTGAGAAGCGCACATGA
- a CDS encoding ATP-binding protein, with protein sequence MLFLRLTTRRPLNITLSYALAALLWIVLSDRLVYLMTADPAWLALLQGGKGVFFVAVTSVLLYVLLCRQQAQSAAIGESRIKDALAELSRLLLDPGADLRQVADVVKDKACELTGSRQGFVAIIDPATRDHVHFSLSAMMDPACRMPAEGGLSTFPCTPEGRYPGLCGEALNRGQGFFTNNPSAESSFGRLPPGHVPVTRFMAVPVFRGGEAVGQIAVVNGSADYGEQDLKTLSRLADLFALGIQKMFYERDLEEARRRAEAANRAKSEFLANMSHEIRTPMTAVLGMLELLQESALDAQQKECAEIAYSSGQNLLHLLNDILDVSRMDAGGLRICSEPLDLAELFDDSLALFRQSAQEKGLALRSHIAPEVPTLVMGDATRLRQVLFNLLGNAVKFTAQGQVRLSLESAAPCSDTGNIGLRLTVADTGVGIAPDMQKRIFDPFTQEDGTYQRRFQGSGLGLTIVQRLVDLMGGKIDLESAPGAGTRVSVNLALPVVPAELLDAEPEAVAAAPGGRPLRILLAEDNPVNRTLMVRVLAKRGHTVNCAVNGEEALRALAEKTFDLVVMDVQMPVMDGLAATRAIREDRSGAFDPHIPILALTAHAMSGDRESILAAGLDGYVAKPVDFNEFFRVIQELVPGSGALTQDS encoded by the coding sequence ATGCTTTTCTTGCGCCTGACGACGCGTCGGCCCCTGAACATCACTCTGAGTTATGCTCTGGCGGCACTGCTATGGATTGTCCTTTCCGATCGCCTGGTCTATTTGATGACCGCCGATCCGGCTTGGCTGGCCCTGCTGCAAGGCGGCAAGGGTGTCTTCTTCGTCGCGGTGACCAGCGTGCTGCTCTATGTGCTGTTGTGTCGCCAACAGGCTCAGTCCGCTGCCATAGGGGAAAGCCGCATCAAGGACGCTCTGGCCGAACTCTCGCGGCTGCTGCTGGACCCTGGTGCCGATCTGCGCCAGGTGGCCGATGTCGTAAAAGACAAGGCCTGCGAACTCACCGGCAGTCGCCAGGGTTTTGTTGCCATTATTGATCCCGCCACCCGTGATCACGTTCACTTCAGCCTTTCGGCGATGATGGATCCGGCCTGCCGCATGCCCGCCGAGGGCGGCCTGAGCACCTTTCCCTGCACGCCCGAGGGCCGGTATCCGGGTCTGTGCGGCGAGGCGCTCAATCGCGGGCAGGGCTTTTTCACCAACAATCCCTCCGCCGAATCCAGCTTCGGCCGCCTGCCGCCGGGGCATGTGCCGGTGACGCGTTTTATGGCGGTGCCGGTGTTTCGCGGCGGCGAGGCGGTCGGACAGATCGCCGTGGTCAACGGCAGCGCCGATTATGGGGAGCAGGATCTGAAAACCCTCAGCCGCCTGGCCGATCTTTTCGCCCTGGGCATCCAGAAGATGTTCTATGAGCGCGACCTGGAGGAGGCGCGCCGCCGCGCGGAAGCCGCCAATCGAGCCAAAAGTGAATTTCTCGCCAACATGAGTCACGAAATCCGCACGCCCATGACCGCGGTGCTGGGCATGCTCGAACTTCTGCAGGAATCAGCCCTCGACGCCCAGCAGAAAGAATGCGCCGAGATCGCCTATTCTTCGGGACAGAACCTGTTGCACCTGCTCAACGACATTCTCGACGTGTCGCGCATGGATGCCGGCGGCCTGAGAATTTGCAGCGAGCCCCTGGACTTGGCGGAGCTGTTCGACGACTCCCTGGCCCTGTTTCGCCAGAGCGCGCAAGAAAAAGGCCTCGCTCTGCGTTCGCACATCGCGCCCGAGGTGCCGACCCTGGTCATGGGCGACGCCACGCGGTTGCGGCAAGTTCTTTTCAATCTCCTCGGTAACGCGGTCAAATTTACCGCCCAGGGGCAGGTGAGGCTGTCCCTGGAGAGCGCCGCGCCGTGCTCCGACACTGGAAACATCGGCTTGCGCCTGACCGTGGCGGATACGGGCGTGGGTATTGCGCCGGACATGCAGAAGCGGATTTTCGATCCCTTCACCCAAGAGGACGGCACCTATCAGCGGCGCTTTCAGGGCAGTGGTCTCGGCTTGACGATTGTGCAGAGGTTGGTGGACCTGATGGGCGGCAAGATCGACTTGGAAAGTGCTCCGGGCGCGGGAACCCGCGTCAGCGTGAATCTGGCGTTGCCGGTCGTGCCCGCCGAATTGCTCGACGCGGAGCCTGAAGCTGTGGCCGCAGCGCCAGGCGGGCGACCGTTGCGCATCCTGCTCGCCGAGGACAATCCCGTCAACCGCACCCTGATGGTTCGCGTGCTGGCGAAAAGGGGTCACACGGTGAACTGTGCCGTCAATGGCGAGGAAGCCCTGCGTGCATTGGCGGAGAAGACCTTTGATCTGGTGGTCATGGATGTGCAAATGCCGGTTATGGATGGTCTGGCCGCCACCCGCGCCATCCGCGAGGATCGCTCCGGGGCCTTTGATCCGCACATTCCCATTCTGGCGCTGACCGCCCACGCCATGAGCGGCGACCGCGAAAGCATCCTTGCCGCCGGGCTCGACGGTTATGTTGCCAAGCCTGTTGATTTCAACGAATTTTTTCGCGTGATCCAGGAACTGGTTCCTGGCTCCGGCGCTCTGACTCAAGATTCCTGA